The following coding sequences lie in one Thalassoglobus polymorphus genomic window:
- a CDS encoding PP2C family protein-serine/threonine phosphatase — translation MSDSVQFKWGSVSITGNFRENNEDNYCVDSTARYFLVADGMGGQSAGEKASELAIEIVSKRLDQSLSNACSTPEKEVTRQIDQAVEQANSEIMALGEIEPNFKNMGTTITFIVVVDSDLYIGGVGDSRAYQLRNETLEQLTEDHSLTQALVNAGTISPEDAKTHRYKNVLYRYLGSKDGGTGTEAKRIKPQIGDRYVLCSDGVSDGASDDTIHRVLAEHDDPQEAAEALVKAAQDGGSKDNITCVIVHVLKK, via the coding sequence ATGTCGGATAGCGTTCAATTCAAATGGGGTTCCGTCTCTATTACGGGGAACTTCCGTGAGAATAACGAAGACAACTATTGCGTCGACTCCACCGCCCGCTACTTTCTGGTAGCCGACGGAATGGGAGGCCAAAGCGCGGGCGAGAAGGCCAGTGAGCTCGCAATTGAGATTGTCTCCAAACGGCTTGATCAATCCTTGAGTAATGCATGCTCCACTCCTGAGAAAGAAGTGACCCGACAGATTGACCAAGCTGTCGAGCAGGCAAACTCAGAGATCATGGCATTGGGCGAAATTGAGCCGAACTTCAAAAACATGGGAACAACGATCACCTTTATCGTTGTTGTCGATAGCGATCTGTACATCGGTGGCGTCGGGGACAGCCGGGCGTATCAGCTGCGAAATGAGACTCTCGAACAATTGACTGAAGATCACTCATTGACGCAGGCACTCGTTAACGCCGGGACAATCTCACCTGAAGACGCCAAAACACATCGATACAAAAATGTTCTGTATCGCTATCTCGGTTCGAAAGATGGTGGAACAGGAACCGAAGCAAAACGGATCAAGCCGCAAATTGGAGACCGATACGTTCTGTGCTCCGATGGAGTTTCCGACGGTGCCAGCGATGACACAATTCATCGCGTTTTAGCAGAACATGATGATCCGCAAGAAGCGGCTGAGGCACTCGTCAAAGCGGCTCAGGATGGTGGATCGAAAGACAACATCACTTGCGTCATTGTTCACGTTCTTAAGAAGTGA
- a CDS encoding Maf family protein, producing the protein MNSPTTIILGSQSPQRRSLLQTLLSEDRIEVVPPLQSQEAGFDGLTHIDAIRERLQQIVATKNADVLQQCEFQQCNLQEWGVVLTADTVVVANDADSSFVLGKPDGPDWQATVQNWFTNFYSSKSHQVLTAVSFRFQDGTSETLLASTTVHFREVCPKLLDWYIRTEEPLGKAGGYGIQSGGSLFVESIEGSLSNVIGLPLEEVWSVLDAHQFMGLPE; encoded by the coding sequence ATGAATTCGCCGACAACGATTATTCTCGGATCGCAATCTCCGCAACGTCGATCTCTGCTGCAAACACTTCTTTCTGAGGATCGAATTGAGGTTGTTCCCCCATTGCAATCTCAGGAAGCCGGGTTTGATGGCCTCACGCATATTGACGCAATCAGAGAACGTCTTCAGCAAATCGTTGCGACAAAGAATGCAGATGTCCTGCAGCAATGCGAATTCCAACAATGCAATCTGCAAGAATGGGGCGTCGTGTTGACAGCAGATACCGTTGTCGTCGCCAATGATGCAGACTCTTCATTCGTGCTTGGAAAGCCGGATGGCCCCGATTGGCAAGCAACAGTCCAAAACTGGTTCACGAATTTCTACTCTTCGAAATCCCATCAAGTCTTGACGGCTGTTTCGTTCCGTTTTCAGGATGGGACCAGCGAGACGCTTCTCGCTTCGACGACTGTCCACTTCCGAGAGGTTTGCCCAAAGTTGCTGGACTGGTATATCCGAACTGAAGAGCCGCTTGGAAAAGCGGGGGGATACGGCATTCAGTCAGGCGGAAGCCTGTTCGTCGAGTCAATCGAAGGGAGCCTCAGCAACGTCATCGGGTTACCTCTCGAGGAAGTCTGGAGCGTACTTGATGCTCACCAGTTTATGGGGCTCCCCGAATAA
- a CDS encoding alpha/beta fold hydrolase, which produces MLLTKRVDGQSFNIRIEGAGEPILFVHGFPLDQTMWTNQIDHFSKSLQVIAPDLRGFGESSPAEGTVEMKDFADDLSCILDALEVKEPVHFCGLSMGGYIAWEFIQRYPEKVKSLILCDTKASPDTEEAKASREQTAQQVLAKGPEFLATAMPEKLFSPHTIAENSDAVKQTQSLIRSTNPNSIAAALRGMAVRADMDANLKSIDVPTLVIVGEDDQLTTPDVMKEMAKAIPNAQFVEVQQAGHMSPLEQPEFVNQTIEDFLRSQA; this is translated from the coding sequence ATGCTTCTCACTAAACGTGTTGACGGACAATCTTTCAACATCCGAATCGAGGGTGCTGGAGAACCGATTCTCTTTGTGCACGGGTTTCCACTCGATCAGACCATGTGGACGAACCAGATTGATCACTTCTCAAAATCGCTGCAGGTCATTGCTCCAGATTTAAGAGGTTTTGGAGAGAGTTCGCCTGCTGAGGGGACTGTAGAGATGAAGGATTTCGCGGACGATCTCTCTTGCATTTTAGATGCTCTTGAAGTCAAAGAACCTGTCCATTTTTGTGGGCTTTCCATGGGAGGCTACATTGCCTGGGAGTTCATTCAAAGGTATCCGGAAAAAGTGAAGAGCCTGATTTTGTGTGATACAAAAGCGTCGCCAGATACAGAAGAGGCCAAAGCAAGTCGAGAGCAGACCGCTCAGCAAGTTCTTGCGAAAGGCCCGGAGTTTCTGGCAACTGCGATGCCTGAGAAACTATTTTCTCCGCACACAATTGCGGAGAATTCCGATGCCGTGAAACAGACTCAAAGTCTCATTCGCTCAACGAACCCAAACAGTATCGCCGCCGCACTTCGCGGAATGGCTGTTCGTGCTGATATGGATGCGAACTTGAAGAGCATCGACGTTCCGACTCTCGTAATCGTTGGGGAAGACGACCAATTAACGACACCAGATGTCATGAAAGAAATGGCGAAGGCGATTCCCAACGCACAATTCGTTGAGGTTCAACAAGCCGGGCACATGTCTCCGCTTGAACAACCAGAGTTCGTCAATCAAACGATCGAAGACTTTCTGCGTTCACAGGCGTAA